A region of Peromyscus maniculatus bairdii isolate BWxNUB_F1_BW_parent chromosome 7, HU_Pman_BW_mat_3.1, whole genome shotgun sequence DNA encodes the following proteins:
- the Acat1 gene encoding acetyl-CoA acetyltransferase, mitochondrial has protein sequence MAALAALRGGVRRPLLRGLLQEVRCLERSYASKPTLNEVVIVSAIRTPIGSFLGSLASQPATKLGSIAIQGAIEKAGIPKEEVKEVYMGNVIQGGEGQAPTRQAALGAGLPISTPCTTVNKVCASGMKAIMMASQNLMCGHQDVMVAGGMESMSNVPYVMSRGATPYGGVKLEDLIVKDGLTDVYNKIHMGNCAENTAKKLNIARGEQDTYAIGSYTRSKEAWDAGKFANEITPVTVSIKGKPDVVVKEDEEYKRVDFSKVPKLKTVFQKENGTVTAANASTLNDGAAAVVLMTADAAQRLNVKPLARIAAFADAAVDPIDFPVAPAYAVPKVLKYAGLKKEDVAMWEVNEAFSVVVLANIKMLEIDPQKVNIHGGAVSLGHPIGMSGARIVVHLAHALKQGEFGLASICNGGGGASAVLIEKL, from the exons gaAGTAAGATGTCTGGAGCGAAGTTATGCATCCAAACCCACTTTGAAT GAAGTGGTTATAGTAAGTGCTATTCGAACTCCCATTGGATCCTTCCTGGGCAGCCTGGCCTCTCAGCCAGCCACCAAGCTTGGTTCTATTGCAATTCAGGGCGCGATTGAAAAGGCAG GAATCCcaaaggaagaagtaaaggaaGTCTACATGGGCAATGTCATCCAAGGCGGTGAAGGGCAGGCCCCCACAAGGCAGGCAGCACTGGGTGCAG GTTTACCAATTTCTACTCCGTGTACCACGGTAAACAAGGTTTGTGCTTCAGGAATGAAAGCCATCATGATGGCCTCTCAAAATCTCATGTGTGGGCATCAG GATGTGATGGTGGCAGGTGGCATGGAGAGCATGTCAAATGTCCCGTATGTAATGAGTAGAGGCGCAACCCCGTATGGTGGGGTCAAACTCGAAGACCTGATTGTAAAAGACGGGCTAACCGATGTCTACAATAAGATCCACATG GGAAACTGTGCTGAGAATACTGCAAAGAAACTGAATATTGCACGAGGCGAACAGGATACTTATGCTATCGGCTCTTACACCAGAAGTAAAGAAGCATGGGACGCAGGGAAGTTTGCAAATGAAATTACCCCCGTCACGGTCTCAATAAAAG gtaagccagatgtggtggtgaaAGAAGATGAAGAGTACAAGCGTGTGGATTTTAGTAAAGTGCCAAAGCTGAAGACTGTGTTCCAGAAAGAGAATG gcacagtaacagctgCCAACGCCAGCACACTGAACGACGGAGCAGCTGCTGTGGTTCTCATGACTGCAGACGCAGCCCAGAGGCTCAATGTTAAGCCGCTAGCCCGAATCGCAG CATTTGCTGATGCTGCTGTAGACCCTATTGATTTTCCAGTTGCACCTGCCTATGCTGTACCCAAG GTTCTTAAATATGCAGGATTGAAAAAGGAAGACGTTGCCATGTGGGAAGTAAACGAAGCGTTCAGTGTGGTTGTACTGGCCAACATTAAAATGCTGGAGATTGATCCCCAAAAAGTGAATATCCATGGGGGAGCTGTTTCTCTGGGCCATCCAATCGG GATGTCTGGAGCCCGGATTGTTGTTCACTTGGCTCATGCCTTGAAGCAAGGAGAATTTGGTCTGGCCAGTATTTGCAATGGAGGAGGAGGTGCTTCCGCTGTGCTGATTGAGAAGCTGTAG